TGCCAACCCATCTCGTTAATAATTTACCAGAGCAGCAATTTTCACTTCTCCACATAACAACCGATTATGATATCCTCGCTTCCAAAAAGAGACGAGAGCCGCTTCAACCATACTTCACGAACGGTAAAAGAATCAGGATGGGCATAGTAAGCGTCGATCGCCCGTCTAAAAATTCGACCCGTTGTTCTCAAATAGGCTCGGGATCTTTGCCTTCCCTCAACCTTTAAGGCATCTACTCCAC
This portion of the Actinomycetota bacterium genome encodes:
- a CDS encoding U32 family peptidase; amino-acid sequence: GVDALKVEGRQRSRAYLRTTGRIFRRAIDAYYAHPDSFTVREVWLKRLSSLFGSEDIIIGCYVEK